A window of the Methanoregula sp. UBA64 genome harbors these coding sequences:
- a CDS encoding Zn-ribbon domain-containing OB-fold protein has product MTVARFWRHLPQRYNMVGTKCETCGRHFFPPRTFCPDCRRAGKIVEHKFKGEGTVVTFTVIHTAAEQYSMLTPYVLAIVKLEEGPQITTQIVMDPAKAKIGMKVKSVFRKIATDGESGIIHYGTKFVPVE; this is encoded by the coding sequence ATGACGGTTGCACGGTTCTGGCGGCACCTGCCCCAGCGCTACAACATGGTGGGAACGAAATGCGAGACGTGCGGCAGGCACTTTTTCCCGCCAAGGACCTTCTGCCCGGACTGCCGCAGGGCAGGCAAGATTGTCGAGCACAAGTTCAAGGGCGAGGGCACGGTTGTCACGTTCACCGTGATCCACACGGCGGCCGAGCAGTATTCGATGCTCACCCCGTACGTGCTCGCGATCGTGAAGCTCGAAGAAGGCCCGCAGATCACGACCCAGATCGTGATGGACCCGGCAAAGGCGAAGATCGGGATGAAGGTCAAGAGCGTCTTCCGCAAGATCGCCACCGATGGCGAGAGCGGGATTATCCACTACGGCACGAAGTTCGTGCCGGTGGAGTGA
- a CDS encoding type II toxin-antitoxin system HicB family antitoxin encodes MHRFLIVIEKAGKNYSAYSPDLPGCVATGKTREETEERMHEAIEMHIRGLLEDGMPVPKSHSSATFVAVQAE; translated from the coding sequence ATGCACAGGTTCCTGATCGTCATCGAAAAAGCAGGAAAAAATTATTCGGCATATTCCCCGGATCTCCCGGGCTGTGTCGCAACCGGAAAGACCCGTGAGGAGACAGAAGAGCGGATGCATGAAGCAATCGAGATGCACATCCGCGGACTTCTCGAAGACGGGATGCCGGTCCCGAAATCCCATTCATCTGCAACATTTGTTGCGGTCCAGGCAGAGTAA
- a CDS encoding type II toxin-antitoxin system RelE family toxin, with protein sequence MTFRLLIDEEDALPFIQHLPEKSKRIVDAKISILAEDPFPGKGGDKELLVIRRGIRIYRLHISRQFTAFYRVKDDTVYITEVMTIREAHKKYKML encoded by the coding sequence GTGACTTTCCGTCTTCTTATAGATGAAGAAGACGCACTCCCTTTTATCCAGCACCTCCCGGAAAAAAGCAAACGTATCGTTGATGCAAAGATCAGCATCCTTGCCGAGGATCCGTTTCCCGGCAAAGGCGGCGATAAGGAACTCCTGGTTATCCGGCGGGGGATCCGGATCTACCGCCTCCATATATCCCGCCAGTTTACCGCGTTTTACCGGGTCAAAGACGATACCGTCTATATCACGGAAGTCATGACCATAAGGGAAGCTCACAAGAAATACAAGATGCTATAA
- a CDS encoding nucleotidyltransferase family protein, translating into MDPLTLLRRHEPEIKKRFGVATIGIFGSYIRGEERPDSDVDVLVSFRKGEETFDHYMDCKFYLEDLFGRPVDLVMKGAIKKRLKPYILGEVVYA; encoded by the coding sequence ATGGATCCTCTGACCCTCCTCCGCAGGCACGAACCGGAGATCAAAAAACGGTTCGGTGTTGCGACGATTGGCATTTTCGGCTCGTATATCCGCGGAGAGGAGCGGCCGGACAGTGATGTGGACGTGCTCGTGAGTTTCAGGAAAGGCGAGGAGACGTTCGATCACTACATGGACTGCAAGTTCTATCTTGAAGATCTCTTTGGCCGCCCGGTCGATCTCGTCATGAAGGGCGCGATAAAGAAGCGGCTTAAGCCCTATATTCTTGGCGAGGTCGTGTATGCGTAG
- a CDS encoding MDR family MFS transporter, whose product MEPVTQPTLDPKQIPLVMAGVMLGLLVAALDGTIVSTVMPTVIHDLQGMEYYVWPFAVYLLTATIATVVFGRCSDMYGRKRIFVAGIVVFVAGSVLCGISPGMIWLVVFRGLQGIGGGILTSLAFIIVAELFPVWERGKYIGILVSAFGIASIAGPLLGGIITDTIGWRWVFFINVPLGALAAFLVLAKVPETATVPERCAIDYAGIALFTAAMGPLFVAISCGGTLLAWNSPQVTGLLILSAVLIILFVRTERSAAHPLLPLSLFANRVYTFTAAASFLANALMYAGIIYLPLYMQDIKQTNAGGAGILVTPMIVSLILASVVTGRIIAAIRKYKPVAVGGFAIVGTGVLMLATLSATSSLAFIVVATILVGAGTGILFPVLAIAAQNALPPQDLGIVTSSQQFFRNMGATILTPVFGFVMYLGLGTGTDKSNLLLLPPDTIAHGIQLVFVFCVVIAAAAILLMLMLEEIPLRSRARPDAPGTAGTK is encoded by the coding sequence ATGGAACCCGTCACACAACCCACGCTCGATCCAAAACAGATCCCCCTTGTCATGGCCGGGGTGATGCTCGGCCTCCTTGTCGCTGCCCTTGACGGCACGATCGTCAGCACCGTCATGCCCACGGTCATTCACGATCTCCAGGGTATGGAATATTACGTCTGGCCGTTTGCGGTCTACCTCCTTACCGCCACCATCGCAACCGTGGTCTTTGGCCGGTGCTCCGACATGTACGGCCGGAAAAGGATCTTTGTTGCCGGCATCGTGGTCTTTGTTGCCGGGTCCGTGCTCTGCGGGATCTCCCCGGGGATGATCTGGCTCGTGGTCTTCCGCGGCCTGCAGGGGATCGGCGGCGGTATCCTGACCTCGCTTGCCTTCATCATCGTTGCCGAACTTTTCCCGGTCTGGGAACGGGGGAAGTACATCGGCATCCTTGTCTCGGCCTTTGGCATTGCGAGTATTGCCGGGCCGCTCCTTGGCGGCATTATCACGGACACGATCGGCTGGCGCTGGGTATTTTTCATCAATGTCCCGCTCGGGGCGCTCGCCGCGTTTCTGGTTCTCGCAAAAGTTCCCGAGACCGCAACAGTGCCGGAACGCTGTGCGATCGATTACGCCGGGATCGCCCTCTTTACCGCAGCAATGGGGCCGCTCTTTGTCGCTATCTCCTGCGGGGGTACCCTGCTTGCCTGGAATTCGCCGCAGGTGACCGGGCTTTTGATCCTTTCTGCGGTGCTGATTATTCTCTTTGTCAGGACCGAGCGGTCCGCGGCACATCCGCTCCTGCCGCTTTCGCTCTTTGCCAACCGTGTGTACACGTTTACTGCGGCAGCTTCGTTTCTTGCAAACGCCCTGATGTACGCCGGGATCATCTACCTGCCGCTGTACATGCAGGACATTAAACAGACAAATGCCGGCGGGGCCGGGATCCTGGTGACGCCGATGATAGTCTCCCTAATCCTTGCCTCGGTGGTGACCGGCCGGATTATTGCGGCGATCCGGAAGTACAAGCCGGTTGCCGTGGGGGGTTTTGCGATCGTGGGCACGGGTGTTCTCATGCTGGCGACCCTGTCGGCCACTTCATCCCTTGCATTTATTGTCGTTGCAACGATCCTGGTCGGGGCAGGGACCGGGATACTCTTTCCCGTGCTTGCGATTGCGGCCCAGAACGCCCTGCCCCCGCAGGACCTGGGGATTGTTACGTCATCGCAGCAGTTCTTCCGGAACATGGGCGCTACCATCCTGACCCCGGTCTTTGGTTTTGTGATGTATCTCGGGCTCGGGACCGGCACCGACAAGAGCAACCTCCTGCTCCTCCCCCCGGATACGATCGCCCACGGGATCCAGCTGGTGTTTGTCTTCTGTGTGGTGATTGCCGCGGCCGCCATTCTCCTGATGCTGATGTTAGAAGAGATTCCGCTCCGGTCCCGTGCAAGGCCGGATGCGCCCGGGACTGCCGGGACAAAATGA
- a CDS encoding TetR/AcrR family transcriptional regulator has product MPKVVPEYKEEARKKIIEAGLLVLCRKGYAGTTMDDIAAHIGVSKGVLYLYFKNKDDLIVEIVKAAHAQTHELAKEIFPNSAPLDAWTTIFDKNISAEPEYNALFFEIAALAVRNEKIRASYYDSMVTGIDMAAHGISYQQRDGLIRADVDPRTLAVTIIAIFSGMRSMAISGVPRDELKKQWIDIGHLLLGIEKSPGSDPARFRVNPLTSAPRAKHF; this is encoded by the coding sequence ATGCCCAAAGTCGTACCGGAATACAAAGAAGAGGCAAGAAAGAAGATCATCGAGGCCGGCCTTTTGGTCCTGTGCCGCAAGGGGTATGCCGGTACCACCATGGACGATATCGCCGCCCACATAGGCGTGAGCAAGGGCGTCCTCTATCTCTACTTCAAAAACAAGGACGACCTTATCGTGGAGATTGTAAAAGCAGCCCATGCACAGACCCACGAGCTGGCAAAAGAGATCTTCCCCAACTCCGCCCCGCTCGATGCGTGGACGACAATCTTTGACAAGAACATCTCGGCCGAACCGGAATACAATGCCCTCTTTTTCGAGATCGCAGCGCTGGCCGTACGGAACGAGAAGATCCGTGCGAGTTATTACGATTCGATGGTGACCGGTATCGATATGGCCGCCCACGGGATCTCGTACCAGCAGCGCGACGGGCTCATCCGGGCCGACGTGGACCCGCGGACCCTTGCCGTAACCATCATCGCCATCTTCTCCGGCATGCGCAGCATGGCAATCTCGGGAGTACCCCGCGACGAACTCAAAAAGCAGTGGATCGACATCGGGCATCTCCTCCTTGGCATTGAAAAAAGTCCCGGCAGTGACCCGGCCCGTTTCCGCGTAAACCCGCTCACCTCCGCCCCCCGCGCTAAACATTTTTAG